The Pirellulales bacterium DNA window GCAGCCGAAGACCACCACGACCGAAGAAGCGCCCCCGGACCTGAATATCAAGCTCGACGACGTCCCCTCCGCGCCCAGCGGCAAGTAAGCACCGTTGAATCGGACGCTCGCGCACTACGGTTCTTCCTCGGCGGCACGCTGATGCTCCTCGATAAACGCGCGGGCGCGATCGTAATCGGCGGCCCGCACGACAATTGTAATCTCCATCGTGCCGATGCCGGCCAATCCGGCCTGTCCTTCGCCGGTGATCTGGCAAGCAATTCCTTCGCCGAGCAGGGCTGCTCGAATGATCTCCGCCTCGTTTTGATTATTTGTCGAGTAGACCTCTACTGGGTCATTCAGTTCCATCTCGGCGGCTCCTTAGTCCTTCGCACTTCGTACTTCGTACTTCGCACTTGACGCCGGCTTGCGCACGTGCAGCAGCACGGGCAACGAGGCTTGCTCCCCGTCCACCTTGGCCACGGCATAGAAGAGCCGATCGGTCTCGGGCACCCAACTGGCCGCGTTCAAGTACAGCGTCTGCTCGGTTTGCCCTTCGGGAATCAGGATGCCGCTCAGCCCGATATTGTCGACGATCACGCCATGCGGCAGATTGTCGACGTCGAACTGGATCCGGTCCTCGATTCCGCGGCGCTCGACGCGCAGCTTGCAGACCGCGCCGCCGCCGGGCGCGATGACCACTTCGGTGGGTTGGGGAATGTCGAGTTCCGCCGGCAAGTCGGCCAGGACCGAAAGTCGGAACCGGCCCAGATTGTGTCGCGGATTGCCGCTCGTCTGGTCGAGCGTGAATGTCAGGAGCGCCCCTTCGGCGAAGTTGATCGGCCGCTTCAACTCAAAAATGATTGCGTGTGCTGGATCGTCGTCCGTGCGCGGCACGGGCCAGCCGTGCTCGGGATCATTCGCGGCGACAGCCCAGCCGGTGGCCGAATCGCCGTCGATCGTTCGTGCGGCCTCGTTGCCCGGTTGCGAGTAATCGGCCGTCGCGGAAGCGAGCACGACCGGCTCAGCTTTTCCGAAATCGCTCTTCGGCCCCGCGGCGACGCGGAACTCCGTCAGCACGAAATTGCCGTTGCCGTCTGCCCGGCCTGGTGAACCGGCGGGAAGGCTCTTGTCGCCGAGCGCCTCAAGGCGGAACGCCCGGATATTCCGAGCGTCGGTCGTGGCGACGATCGTATACGAATCCTTGTCCGGATTGGCGCCGCCGGCCAACAGCGAATGGTCGCTCTGCTTTGTGAGCGTGGCGCCGCCGCGCGAGATGGCGCTGGTCGGATCGAGAGCGATCCACTCCTGCCTCGGCGGACGGTGGACGACCGTTTCGTTCGTCGGCTGGGCCGGCGACAAATGCACGAGTAGCTTCGGCTTGCCGGCCAGCTTGATTTGGCCCAGGCCGTTCACCGTCTTGGTCACATCGCGGCCATCGATTCGGGCGGTGGCGGTGATCTTCGTCATCGCGCGGTTTTGATCCGTCGGCGGCGGGGCGGATTCCAAAGCGTTGATCACGCCGTCGGCTTCCAAGTGACCGGCCTGAATCACGATCGGCGTCGTTGCGACGAACCCCGGCGGCAGGCCGTCGATATCGACGCGAATCTCGCCGTCAAAGTAATCGACGCGATCCACGGATAGCTTGAATCGCTTGCCGCTGCCGGCGTTCACCGTCGGATCGACGACGCCGAGACTCACATTGAAATCCGGTTTCGGCTCGCGAACGGTTAACCGATAAATGTAGCGATCGCCCCCCTCGCCGCGGACATCGACCACCCGCACCAGATAGCTGCCTTCGGCCGGAGCGGTGAACAACAGCCGAGAGTCGCGCCCCAGCTTCCGCTGGCTGTCGTCGTCGTTTGAATAGTAAATCGGAAAGACGGGCAGGCCGTTGTCGGGGAGCTTGGTGCCCGGCGGATGCGGCTCGACCACATAGACCGGCTCGAAATTCGGGTGGTCGGTCGCTGTGGTGTCGAAATACGGGCGGCGGCGTCCGGCCAGGTCGCGATAGACGAGGAAATCGGAATCCGGTCCCTGCGGAGCACGATACAGCTTGCAAACCTCGCCGCCAATATACACATATTGGTTCAGCTCCATCTCTTCCCAATTCTTGAGCCGCGGTTGGTTGCCCCCTGAATCGATCCCGCGGAAATTGATGTATGAATCGCGAACGGCCTGCAGCAATAGCCGCTCGATCGGCCGGCCGTCGGCGGTGAGCACGTCGATCCGCGTGTCGATCGGCGAGCCGCGGCGGGCGGCGTTCGTCTCGATGATCCACTTCTGTCCAGCTTTCGACTCGAAGCGATAGTAATTCGCCTCGGGGGGTTGCCCCGCCGGTCGGCGATGAATCCGTCCGCAGGCGCTGCCGGGAACTGCGATCGGCAGCGCCTTTTGGGGCGAATCGTTGGGCATGGTCGCCACCACTTCCGGCAGATCGCTGGCGATCACCTTGATTTCGCGGCGCGTGCGGAATTTCGCGCCGTCGATCGGGACGGTCGCCTCGCCCGCGGCACCGGCTGGGACTTTCACTTTTGTCCCCATGGGGATGTTGGGACCGATCAGCTCGACCTCCGTCGTCGCGTTGGCCGGCACGCTCGGCGGAAAACAATCGAGCGCGTACGCAAAGGCGCCAATCGTTAGGCGATACGAATGGTCCTTTCCGCCGGCCATCATCCGATCGTCGATCCTGACGATATACTTCCCGGCTGTGGCGAACGTGTAAGCCATGAGCGGATCGCTGTTCGCGTCGGTAAGGCTCTCTTCGCTGAGCAGCTTGCCCTCGGCATTGAGGAGCGCCAGTCGAGGGGCGGCCTTCGATTTGATGCTCCGCGCCGCCACATCAAACACGAGCGTTTGCCCCGCCAGAGCATCGAAGCTGAAATAGTCCGCGTCCCCCGGTTTGTCGAGCGTGCCCTTGATCGTCACAGGGATTGCAACGTGGTTGGCTTGGCTGTGGCTATCGTTCGGCTCGGTCTCGGCTTGCTCGGGGATGGCGTCGACAGTCTGAATCAGCGGGAGCGCGGCCATTGTGATCAACGACGCGACTTGATGGTTTAGCTCTTGGCGAAACACGCTGCCAAACAAACGATCCATTCGCGCCAACCATTTTTTTGTAGCCCAGGCGTTTACGCCTGGGTCGGCACCGCGGAAAGATCTTTCTGGAGCCCCGTTCACGGGGCTTCTCGTCGCGGCTTTAGCCTCTGAAGGGGCGACAAAACGGGATTTGATTGGCTCCGGACCCCTGGCGTGAACGCCTGGGCTCCGCAAAAGTGACTCCCCGGCGTAAACGCCGGGGCTAACATGAATCCGTCCCGTTGCAATGCGTTTTCCATTGGACGTGTCATAGATTGCAAGCGTCCCATCCATTCGTCCGACGACCAGCGCGTTTCCGCCCGGCAAGAATGCCATCGCCGGCACGGCGTCGGGCTGGCGCTCCAGAGATCGCTGCTCTTCGAGCGTGCCGGCGTTCCAAATCTTGAGCGTGCCGTCTTCGCTCGAAGAGGCCAACATTTTTCCGTCAGTCGAGTAGATGAGCTTCACGATCGGATGCTCGTGGGCGAACCGCGAGAAGAGGATTGGATTTGTCCCTTCCTTGCCCGAGGCGCTGATCTGCCAAACGCGGATTCGATTATCGACCCCCGCGGCGGCAAGCTGCCGGCCATCGGGGCTGAACGCGATCGTATACTGATCTGCAAGCGGCTGGCCGAAAGTCTCGAGGCGCTCGCCGCTCGCGACCTCCCAGAGTTTCGCGGTGCGATCGCCGCTGGCGCTGGCCAGCAGTTTGCCTTGCGGAGAGAAGGCGAGGGCGTAAATCGCGCCGTTGTGTCCGACGAGCGAGCGGATTTCCGCGCCGGTCTCGACGTTCCAGAGCTTGATTTGTTGATCGTAGCTCCCGGTGGCGAGCGTTTTTCCGTCGGGGCAAAGCGCGACAGCATAAATGCTGTCACGATGCCCGTGGAACTTTTGGAGCAGCGTGCCATCGGCCACGTTCCACAGCCGCGCTTCGCCGAACAATCCCGCCTCGCCGGCCGCTGCGGCGAGCTTCGTGCTATCGGCGCTGAACGCCACGTCGTTCACGTTGCCGCGAACGTCGCCGAGCGTCAGCGCCAATTTGCGATTCTCAGCCGAAAGCAATTCGACTCGGCCGTATCGCGCCACGGCGATCCAACGGCCGTCCGGCGAGCAAGCCATCGCATTGATCGGCTCGCGAACCGGCGCCGTCGCGGCGATCTTCGGAGCGACCAGCCGCGTGGGATCAAGCTCCGCGCCCTGCGGCCCCTTCGCGCCCGCTTCCACCCACCGCTTGATGAGCGCGATCTCCTCGGGCTTGGGTTTGTCATTGTCCTTCGGCGGCATCGAGGGCTCGGTCTCGCCAGTCAGCACCCGCACCAGCCGGCTCTGCGCCAAATTGCCCGGCACAATCTCCCCGCCCCGCTTTCCCCCTTCGAGCAAGCTCGCGTAGCTTTCGAGAACAAGTTTCCCTTCACGATCAGTCCCGTTGTGGCAGCTCGTGCAGTATTTGACGAACAAGGGCGCGATCTGATCGTTGAAATCGGGTGCATCGCCAGCGAGCGCCGTCGCTCCCAGCAGAAGCAACATCCAAACAAAGACGATCGACCGCTGCAAGCACATGATTCGACCGGGAATAGCAGGTTCCGATGCGTCCGCGCGGACTTGACACACCCTACTCGTGTTTCGTTCCATCTCTCAATGATTGAACAAAAACTCTTTGCCGCTTAGCAAGCTCCAATACAAATCCTCAACCGCCGCCCGTTTTTCCGCCGACGGCACTTGGCCCAACTCGGAAGCGAGTTGCTGCTTCTCCGCGTCGGCGGGGAATCGCGATAGCGCGATCAAATAGGCCTCTTCGACGATCTTGTCGTCCGTCGTATTGGCTTCGAGCAGGTGCTCGACGCGGCTCCCTTTGGCGGCCAACTTCTGATTGATCGTGTCGCCGTTGGTGATGTGAAGCACTTGCACCATGCTCGGCTCGTTGGTTCGCTCGCATTCGCAGGTCAACAGCCGTTGCGGTCGGCCGAACGATTTGAGGAAATACGAATCGACATTGGAATCGGGCAATTGGATCGCCCGCCAGCCGGGCGCGTAACCCTTGAACTCGCTGGGCGTGCCGCTCACTTGCGAGATCGCATCAAGCAGCACTTCCGCCCGCATCCGCCGGGGGAAATAGTGCGAGTAAAATCGCCGATCAGCCTCGTTCTCCGGCAGCGCTTGGCTGGATCGCTGGTAGGTTTCGCTTTGCAGAATCAACCGCATCAACGATTTGAGATCGTAGTGGTTTTCGACGAGATTCTTGGCGAGAGCGGAGAGCAGCTCGGCGTTGCTCGGCGGATTCGTGAGCCGCACGTCGTCGACCGCCTCGACCACCCCAACGCCGAGGAAATTCGCCCAAATGCGATTCGTGATCGCGCGGCTGAAATAGGGGTTCTCCGGCGCGGTGAGCCATTCGGCGAGCGCGAGCCGGCGATCGGCCGCCGAGTCAAACGGAATCGCATCGCCGTCGAGCGGCCGCGGCGGCTGAGGATGCCCCGTGCGCGGCTGAATCAATTCGCCCTCGGTCGTCGGGAAGACGGTCACGTTGCCCTCGCCGTCGGCGTTCTTAATCTTCACTCGCGAATAGAGATTCGCCATACCGTAGTATTGATCGTTGGTCCATTTTTCGAGCGGATGATTGTGGCAATGGGCGCACGTAATCGACATGCCCAGGAAGGCCTGAGACGTGGTCTCGGACATCTCCAGCGGGTCTTTGTGCAGGGCAAAGAAATTGGCCGCGCCGTTCTCGAGCGTGCTACCCGAGGCGGTGACGATCCGGCGGGCGAGTTGGTCCCAGGGCGTGTTCTCGGCCACTTGGCTCCGAATCCAGCGATAATAGGACCACATCGCCGGGGCCGGCAGCTTCTCACTGTTGACCAAGAGCAGATCGGACCATTTGTACGTCCAATAATCGACGAACTCGGGCCGCGCTAGCAGCGCTTCGATCAGCCGGTCGCGCTTGTCGGGGGCCGAGTCGGCGAGAAATGCCCGCGTCTCGTCCACCTTGGGCAACACGCCGATCGTGTCGATGAACGCTCGCCGCAGAAACGCCGCGTCATCGGCTCGCGGCGATGGGGGCAGCTTCAGCCGCTTGAGCTTGGCGAGCACGAGATCGTCGATGAAGTTGCGCCGCGCGGCCTTGGCGAACGCATCGGCCGAGACCTGCTGCGCGAAGGGCACGGTGATCGTCGCCACGGCGATCCGGCTGGCGAACCAACCGCTGACCACTCCCTCGCCGGACCCCATTACCTTGACCCGCCCCGCTTGATCGACCTGAGCCACCGATTCGTCGGACGATGTGAACTTGACCCAGTGAGTGACATCATCGCTGTGCCCGTCGGAGTAGTAAGCTCGCACGAGCAACCGCTGCGAATCTCCCGGCTTGAGCACAACGCCGGCCGGGAGCATTTCGAGATGATCCAGCCGCGGATCGTCAGCCTTGGGGGCGGGCGCGCCGGCGGCGATCCAGGCCGCGATCGTGTTGTAGTCTGGCGAATCGACCTCGAACCGCACGCCTCCTTTGTGCGGCAGCGCGCCGCTCGGCTTGAGCAGCAACAAGCTCCGCCCGGGATCGCTCGGCACAATCCGCCTTCCGCGGGCCTGGCGAGTAATCGCGAACCAATCCGACTCGGCATCGAACCCGCGGAGCGACAGCTTGAATCCGTTCTTCCCCGCCGCCGCTCCGTGACACGCCCCGGAATTGCAGCCGGATTTCGCCAGCACCGACTGCACTTGATTGCGAAAGCTGACCTCCGCCGGCCGCTCTTTGCCGAGGACTGTCACCTCGGCGGTGGCCATCTGCGGACCGACCTTCGCCGTGAGTTTGGCCAAACCGTCGCCGACGGGCAGCGCTACGCCGTCCTTGATTGCAACAACCTTGGGATCGCTAGGTGTCCACTCGACGCCGGCCGTGATTTCGCCCACGAAATCCTCGCCGCGCCGAGATTCCACCAATAACGGCTGCCGCGCCGCGGGGCCGGAGAGCGTAAAGTGCTGCGGCAGGACGACCAAGTTGTCAGCCGCTCGAATCGCGCTTGATGCCAAGATCGCGGCGAAGAGCGCGACGATGAAAACCGGCCGAAGTCGAGGAAACGTCATCATGGAAGGGGCCGCTCGATCAAATTGAAAGCCCAATAGCCGTCGGTGTCGCGGAGGCGGTCCAGGCGATAATCGCATTCCAGCACGGTCGAACGCTGAAATCCATCGGCATCGCGTGGCGCTGGCTCGAATCGAGTCGTGCCCGTAAATCTGAAAGATCAATTCCTCTCCTCTCGCATCGACCAGCCAGAATTCCCGAACGCCCGCAGTCCAATATGCGGCCGGTAATCGCCGCGTGTCCTTTGTGATTGAGCTGTCGCTGACGATTTCGACAATCAGATCAGGCGGACCCTCGAACTCGATGAACCGTCCCGCCTCCCCACCAGCTTTC harbors:
- a CDS encoding DUF2007 domain-containing protein translates to MELNDPVEVYSTNNQNEAEIIRAALLGEGIACQITGEGQAGLAGIGTMEITIVVRAADYDRARAFIEEHQRAAEEEP
- a CDS encoding c-type cytochrome domain-containing protein — protein: MCLQRSIVFVWMLLLLGATALAGDAPDFNDQIAPLFVKYCTSCHNGTDREGKLVLESYASLLEGGKRGGEIVPGNLAQSRLVRVLTGETEPSMPPKDNDKPKPEEIALIKRWVEAGAKGPQGAELDPTRLVAPKIAATAPVREPINAMACSPDGRWIAVARYGRVELLSAENRKLALTLGDVRGNVNDVAFSADSTKLAAAAGEAGLFGEARLWNVADGTLLQKFHGHRDSIYAVALCPDGKTLATGSYDQQIKLWNVETGAEIRSLVGHNGAIYALAFSPQGKLLASASGDRTAKLWEVASGERLETFGQPLADQYTIAFSPDGRQLAAAGVDNRIRVWQISASGKEGTNPILFSRFAHEHPIVKLIYSTDGKMLASSSEDGTLKIWNAGTLEEQRSLERQPDAVPAMAFLPGGNALVVGRMDGTLAIYDTSNGKRIATGRIHVSPGVYAGESLLRSPGVHARGPEPIKSRFVAPSEAKAATRSPVNGAPERSFRGADPGVNAWATKKWLARMDRLFGSVFRQELNHQVASLITMAALPLIQTVDAIPEQAETEPNDSHSQANHVAIPVTIKGTLDKPGDADYFSFDALAGQTLVFDVAARSIKSKAAPRLALLNAEGKLLSEESLTDANSDPLMAYTFATAGKYIVRIDDRMMAGGKDHSYRLTIGAFAYALDCFPPSVPANATTEVELIGPNIPMGTKVKVPAGAAGEATVPIDGAKFRTRREIKVIASDLPEVVATMPNDSPQKALPIAVPGSACGRIHRRPAGQPPEANYYRFESKAGQKWIIETNAARRGSPIDTRIDVLTADGRPIERLLLQAVRDSYINFRGIDSGGNQPRLKNWEEMELNQYVYIGGEVCKLYRAPQGPDSDFLVYRDLAGRRRPYFDTTATDHPNFEPVYVVEPHPPGTKLPDNGLPVFPIYYSNDDDSQRKLGRDSRLLFTAPAEGSYLVRVVDVRGEGGDRYIYRLTVREPKPDFNVSLGVVDPTVNAGSGKRFKLSVDRVDYFDGEIRVDIDGLPPGFVATTPIVIQAGHLEADGVINALESAPPPTDQNRAMTKITATARIDGRDVTKTVNGLGQIKLAGKPKLLVHLSPAQPTNETVVHRPPRQEWIALDPTSAISRGGATLTKQSDHSLLAGGANPDKDSYTIVATTDARNIRAFRLEALGDKSLPAGSPGRADGNGNFVLTEFRVAAGPKSDFGKAEPVVLASATADYSQPGNEAARTIDGDSATGWAVAANDPEHGWPVPRTDDDPAHAIIFELKRPINFAEGALLTFTLDQTSGNPRHNLGRFRLSVLADLPAELDIPQPTEVVIAPGGGAVCKLRVERRGIEDRIQFDVDNLPHGVIVDNIGLSGILIPEGQTEQTLYLNAASWVPETDRLFYAVAKVDGEQASLPVLLHVRKPASSAKYEVRSAKD
- a CDS encoding DUF1553 domain-containing protein, encoding MGIGQLETPVSMAPCVVFQEQVEVPLGLRSLEDFRKWAVSDEFPERGRIDFLDGRIEVNMSPEDIFCHGVLKTELATALYERIKRQVRGRVFTDCTRISSPQAQLSVEPDIVFVSHAALREGRIRLVPKAGGEAGRFIEFEGPPDLIVEIVSDSSITKDTRRLPAAYWTAGVREFWLVDARGEELIFQIYGHDSIRASATRCRWISAFDRAGMRLSPGPPPRHRRLLGFQFDRAAPSMMTFPRLRPVFIVALFAAILASSAIRAADNLVVLPQHFTLSGPAARQPLLVESRRGEDFVGEITAGVEWTPSDPKVVAIKDGVALPVGDGLAKLTAKVGPQMATAEVTVLGKERPAEVSFRNQVQSVLAKSGCNSGACHGAAAGKNGFKLSLRGFDAESDWFAITRQARGRRIVPSDPGRSLLLLKPSGALPHKGGVRFEVDSPDYNTIAAWIAAGAPAPKADDPRLDHLEMLPAGVVLKPGDSQRLLVRAYYSDGHSDDVTHWVKFTSSDESVAQVDQAGRVKVMGSGEGVVSGWFASRIAVATITVPFAQQVSADAFAKAARRNFIDDLVLAKLKRLKLPPSPRADDAAFLRRAFIDTIGVLPKVDETRAFLADSAPDKRDRLIEALLARPEFVDYWTYKWSDLLLVNSEKLPAPAMWSYYRWIRSQVAENTPWDQLARRIVTASGSTLENGAANFFALHKDPLEMSETTSQAFLGMSITCAHCHNHPLEKWTNDQYYGMANLYSRVKIKNADGEGNVTVFPTTEGELIQPRTGHPQPPRPLDGDAIPFDSAADRRLALAEWLTAPENPYFSRAITNRIWANFLGVGVVEAVDDVRLTNPPSNAELLSALAKNLVENHYDLKSLMRLILQSETYQRSSQALPENEADRRFYSHYFPRRMRAEVLLDAISQVSGTPSEFKGYAPGWRAIQLPDSNVDSYFLKSFGRPQRLLTCECERTNEPSMVQVLHITNGDTINQKLAAKGSRVEHLLEANTTDDKIVEEAYLIALSRFPADAEKQQLASELGQVPSAEKRAAVEDLYWSLLSGKEFLFNH